Proteins from a genomic interval of Rhizobium etli CFN 42:
- a CDS encoding sensor domain-containing diguanylate cyclase: MVVARVFGKSSPEASQRENDRLAALQQLDLLDTPRDEGFERIVRLIKQIFSIDIGIISLIDGHRQWYKACSGLSADEVPLDDTFCRCVVDCDEPVIVQDATTDARFLKHPAVTGEDHIRFYAGVPLRTKLGHMIGTVCAIDRRPRSFSSRDLVILEELAGAAMDRLELMQSAATDSLTEAMTRRAFKQEAEQLIALALRHQHDLSCIVFDIDHFKQVNDRHGHAAGDAVLKAVASACKATLRAGDLFGRIGGEEFAVVLPHVDRDGAVAVAEKIRAAIASQPVRSDHGVLHVTASLGSSALSIVSKEIETLLAQADAAMYQAKNGGRNRCVSWSSIHADHAISARRRVLKAGSILFNERRSTIDCTVKSLGAESAGISVSNTRGIPPEFILAIKGEGFETNCRVIAQDRQHLEVAFR, from the coding sequence ATGGTGGTCGCACGAGTGTTCGGAAAGTCGTCGCCCGAGGCGAGCCAGCGCGAAAACGACCGTTTGGCTGCGCTGCAGCAGCTTGATCTGCTCGATACGCCGAGAGACGAAGGCTTCGAGCGGATTGTCCGCCTGATAAAGCAGATCTTCTCCATCGACATCGGCATCATATCCCTGATTGATGGCCATCGGCAGTGGTACAAGGCCTGTTCCGGCTTGTCGGCCGATGAGGTGCCGCTGGACGACACGTTCTGCCGCTGCGTGGTCGATTGCGACGAGCCGGTCATCGTGCAGGATGCCACGACGGATGCACGCTTCCTGAAGCACCCCGCGGTGACAGGCGAGGATCATATCCGCTTCTATGCCGGTGTGCCGTTGAGAACGAAACTCGGGCATATGATCGGGACGGTGTGCGCGATCGATCGCCGGCCAAGATCATTCAGCAGCAGAGACCTTGTCATTCTCGAGGAACTGGCGGGGGCGGCGATGGACCGCCTCGAGCTCATGCAGTCGGCAGCCACCGACAGCCTGACCGAGGCGATGACGCGACGCGCTTTCAAGCAGGAGGCCGAGCAGCTGATTGCGCTCGCTTTGCGGCACCAGCACGACCTGTCGTGCATTGTATTCGATATCGACCATTTCAAACAGGTGAACGACAGGCATGGACATGCCGCCGGAGACGCTGTCCTCAAGGCGGTGGCGTCCGCCTGCAAGGCGACCCTTCGCGCCGGTGATTTGTTCGGACGGATCGGCGGCGAGGAGTTCGCGGTTGTCCTGCCGCATGTTGACCGGGATGGGGCAGTCGCGGTCGCCGAAAAGATCAGAGCCGCCATCGCCTCGCAGCCCGTCCGCAGCGATCATGGTGTCCTGCATGTCACCGCGAGTTTGGGCAGCTCGGCACTCTCTATCGTCAGCAAGGAGATCGAGACCCTGCTGGCGCAGGCGGATGCCGCAATGTACCAGGCCAAAAACGGCGGCCGCAACCGCTGCGTCTCATGGAGCTCCATTCACGCCGATCACGCGATCAGCGCTCGCCGGCGGGTACTGAAAGCAGGTTCGATCCTGTTCAACGAGCGGCGTTCGACGATCGACTGCACCGTTAAATCTCTCGGCGCGGAGAGTGCGGGCATTTCGGTCTCCAATACGAGAGGCATTCCTCCGGAATTCATTCTTGCCATCAAGGGAGAAGGCTTCGAAACCAATTGCCGAGTGATTGCGCAAGACCGGCAGCACCTGGAAGTGGCTTTCAGATAG
- a CDS encoding ABC-type transport auxiliary lipoprotein family protein, with protein sequence MVASHLLSRRSWIRGTVIALPLTALILSGCGTAAKNDTYDLSGAVDGDGPAAKSRQILIAGPTALRALDSEQIVIRVSPSEIQYLSRAQWGDKLPRIVQSKLVEAFENSGKLGGVGMPGQGLAIDYQIVTDIRSFEIDASNGNQAVVEISAKILNDRNGSVRAQKVFRAMAPAGGDNVGFVKGLDRAFAAVVSEIVSWTLRSI encoded by the coding sequence ATGGTCGCATCGCATCTGTTGTCGCGCCGTTCGTGGATCAGGGGAACGGTGATCGCGCTGCCGCTGACGGCGTTGATTCTTTCGGGATGCGGAACCGCGGCCAAGAACGACACCTATGACTTGTCGGGCGCCGTCGACGGCGACGGACCCGCGGCCAAATCCCGCCAGATCCTGATTGCCGGCCCGACGGCGTTGCGGGCGCTCGACAGCGAGCAGATCGTCATCCGCGTTTCGCCTTCGGAAATCCAATATCTTTCGCGGGCGCAGTGGGGCGACAAGCTGCCGCGCATCGTGCAATCGAAACTGGTCGAAGCCTTCGAGAATTCCGGCAAGCTCGGCGGCGTCGGCATGCCGGGGCAGGGGCTGGCGATCGACTACCAGATCGTCACCGACATCCGCTCGTTCGAGATTGATGCTTCGAACGGCAATCAAGCGGTGGTCGAAATCTCCGCCAAGATTCTCAACGACCGCAACGGCTCGGTGCGCGCTCAGAAGGTGTTCCGCGCCATGGCACCGGCTGGCGGCGACAATGTCGGTTTCGTCAAGGGTCTCGATCGCGCTTTCGCCGCGGTTGTATCCGAGATCGTCAGCTGGACGCTGCGCTCAATCTGA
- a CDS encoding MlaD family protein, protein METKANYTIVGFFTVLVIAAAFGFVYWMAEYGRGGPMTELIVRIPGSANGLSVGSPVRFNGIQVGSVQTLSIDADDPQYSLAFTQVRTDAPIYPSTKAALEIQGLTGAAYIELSGGRKGEESILKHAIENGKRAVIVADQSSVTNLLATADKILDRANDAVGELQGFIEDSRAPLTQTFKNAETFSDALAKNSDNIDAFLQSVGELSNTVKAVSGRVDSTLQAVESLVRAVDAQKIDNIVSNAEKITANVADASGDLKGAIQKFDETATTFNDFGKQAQATLDRVDTLVAQIDPAKIKGSVDDISQATKDARVAVASIRDVANTVSLRQKDIDQTIQDVSQLANKLNSASTRVDGILIKVDALLGTDNTQSLFAEARETLESFKKVADNLNSRIGPIADNLQKFSSAGLRDVQTLINDMRGTVSNLNDTISNFDRNPQRLIFGGDTVKQYDGRTRR, encoded by the coding sequence ATGGAAACCAAAGCCAATTATACGATTGTCGGTTTTTTCACGGTGCTGGTGATCGCGGCCGCCTTCGGCTTCGTCTACTGGATGGCCGAATATGGCCGTGGCGGCCCGATGACGGAGTTGATCGTACGTATTCCCGGCTCGGCGAACGGGCTCAGCGTCGGCTCGCCGGTGCGCTTCAACGGTATCCAGGTGGGCTCGGTGCAGACGCTGTCGATCGATGCCGACGATCCGCAATATTCGTTGGCCTTCACCCAGGTGCGCACGGACGCACCGATCTACCCCTCCACCAAAGCCGCCCTTGAAATTCAGGGCCTGACGGGGGCCGCCTATATCGAACTATCGGGCGGCCGCAAGGGTGAGGAGAGTATCCTTAAACATGCGATCGAAAACGGCAAACGCGCCGTCATCGTTGCCGACCAGTCGAGCGTCACCAATCTTCTGGCGACCGCCGACAAGATCCTTGATCGCGCCAATGACGCGGTCGGCGAACTTCAGGGTTTCATCGAAGATTCGCGTGCTCCGCTGACCCAGACGTTCAAGAATGCCGAAACCTTCTCGGATGCGCTGGCCAAGAATTCCGACAATATCGACGCCTTCCTGCAGAGCGTCGGCGAGCTCTCCAACACGGTGAAGGCGGTTTCCGGGCGTGTGGATTCGACGCTTCAGGCCGTGGAATCGCTGGTCAGGGCCGTCGACGCTCAGAAGATCGACAATATCGTCTCCAATGCCGAGAAGATCACTGCCAATGTCGCCGACGCCTCGGGCGATCTGAAGGGCGCGATCCAGAAGTTCGACGAGACGGCCACCACCTTCAACGATTTCGGCAAGCAGGCGCAGGCAACGCTCGACCGCGTCGATACGCTCGTCGCCCAGATCGACCCGGCGAAAATCAAGGGGTCGGTCGACGATATCTCGCAGGCCACAAAGGATGCGCGTGTGGCAGTCGCCTCGATTCGCGACGTCGCCAACACGGTTTCGTTGCGCCAGAAAGATATCGACCAGACGATCCAGGACGTGTCGCAGCTTGCCAACAAGCTGAATTCGGCCTCGACACGCGTCGACGGCATTCTCATCAAGGTCGATGCGCTGCTTGGAACCGACAACACGCAATCGCTGTTCGCTGAGGCGCGCGAAACGCTGGAATCCTTCAAGAAGGTTGCCGACAATCTGAATTCGCGAATCGGTCCGATCGCGGATAACCTGCAGAAATTCTCGAGCGCCGGCTTGCGCGACGTGCAGACTCTCATCAATGACATGCGCGGGACCGTGAGCAATCTCAACGATACGATCAGCAACTTCGACCGCAATCCGCAACGCCTGATCTTCGGCGGAGACACGGTCAAGCAGTACGACGGCCGGACGCGGCGTTAA
- a CDS encoding ABC transporter ATP-binding protein, translating into MAGSVDEQPIESEGQGRDVVLSARDVTVAFGSKVVLDNLNLDIYRGEILGFVGASGTGKSVLMRTVLRLLPRRSGTIKILGQDFDELNEPQRNALDMRLGVLFQQGALFSSLTVKENIQVPMREYLDLPRSLMDELAHLKIRMVGLAADAADKYPSELSGGMIKRAALARALALDPELVFLDEPTSGLDPIGAAEFDELIANLRDSLGLTVYMVTHDLDSLFSVCDRIAVLGKKRVMVEGTIDDMLAYDDPWVRAYFKGKRARSIVPQDNGARPGNGSGGK; encoded by the coding sequence ATGGCGGGAAGCGTGGACGAGCAACCGATCGAAAGCGAAGGACAAGGCAGGGATGTCGTGCTTTCGGCGCGCGACGTCACTGTCGCCTTTGGCTCCAAGGTGGTGCTCGACAATCTGAACCTCGATATCTATCGCGGCGAGATCCTCGGCTTCGTCGGTGCGTCGGGCACCGGCAAATCGGTGCTGATGCGCACGGTGCTGCGGCTGCTGCCGCGCCGCTCAGGCACGATCAAGATCCTCGGCCAGGACTTCGACGAGCTCAATGAGCCGCAGCGCAACGCGCTCGACATGCGCCTCGGCGTGCTGTTCCAGCAGGGCGCATTGTTTTCGTCGCTGACCGTCAAGGAAAACATCCAGGTGCCGATGCGCGAATATCTCGATCTGCCGCGCTCGCTGATGGATGAGCTGGCGCATCTGAAGATCCGCATGGTGGGGCTTGCGGCCGACGCCGCCGACAAATATCCGTCCGAGCTTTCGGGCGGCATGATCAAGCGCGCCGCGCTTGCCCGCGCCTTGGCGCTCGATCCCGAGCTCGTCTTTCTGGACGAACCGACTTCAGGTCTCGATCCGATCGGAGCGGCCGAGTTCGACGAACTCATCGCCAATCTGCGCGATAGTCTCGGACTGACCGTCTATATGGTGACGCACGACCTCGACAGCCTGTTTTCGGTTTGTGACCGTATTGCCGTGCTCGGAAAGAAGCGGGTAATGGTGGAAGGCACGATCGACGACATGCTGGCCTATGACGATCCGTGGGTGCGGGCCTATTTCAAAGGTAAGCGAGCACGGTCGATCGTGCCGCAGGACAATGGCGCGCGGCCCGGCAACGGCAGCGGCGGGAAGTGA
- a CDS encoding MlaE family lipid ABC transporter permease subunit, with protein sequence MKDTSILNAENRNAASLQVDDRSDGSGQHVRLSGNWRSAYVHLVLHEFEKLQREKTGNLTLDLSDVSDIDTAGIWLLCRLKKQEEAAGRTVRFVGTNPHIDEMLEMFSEEPAKPEPEQKEKVSLAARILAPLGKMTYDIWDNLAASMYILGSAVRGAQMKLGRGSGVSPASIVNQIDHMGVRAVPIILLMSFLIGAIIAQQGAFQLRYFGAEVFVVDLVGILQLREIGVLLTSIMIAGRSGSAITAEIGSMKMREEIDALKVMGLNPIGVLIFPRLVALTIALPLLTVLANFASLAGAAVVAWGYSGITFANFLARLHEAITLSTVLSGMIKAPFMALVIGIVAAVEGLKVGGSAESLGQHVTASVVKAIFVVILMDGLFAMFYAAIDF encoded by the coding sequence TTGAAAGACACAAGTATCTTGAACGCCGAGAATCGCAACGCCGCCTCACTGCAAGTGGACGACCGGTCAGATGGTTCGGGGCAGCATGTTCGTCTCAGCGGCAACTGGCGCAGCGCCTATGTGCATCTTGTGCTGCACGAGTTCGAAAAGCTTCAGCGAGAGAAGACCGGCAATCTGACGCTCGATCTCTCCGATGTATCGGACATCGATACCGCCGGTATCTGGCTTCTGTGCCGGTTGAAGAAGCAGGAGGAAGCGGCCGGCCGCACGGTGCGCTTCGTCGGTACCAATCCTCATATCGACGAGATGCTGGAGATGTTTTCCGAGGAACCGGCCAAACCGGAGCCGGAACAGAAGGAAAAGGTCTCGCTTGCCGCGCGTATCTTGGCGCCGCTGGGCAAGATGACCTACGACATCTGGGACAATCTGGCCGCCTCGATGTATATCCTTGGCTCGGCGGTCCGCGGGGCACAGATGAAGCTCGGCCGCGGCAGTGGCGTTTCGCCGGCCTCGATCGTCAACCAGATCGATCACATGGGTGTGCGCGCCGTTCCGATTATCCTGCTGATGTCGTTTCTGATCGGAGCGATCATCGCCCAGCAGGGCGCCTTCCAGCTGCGTTATTTCGGGGCAGAGGTGTTCGTCGTCGATCTCGTCGGCATTCTGCAGCTGCGCGAAATCGGCGTGCTGCTGACCTCGATCATGATCGCCGGCCGCTCCGGCAGCGCGATCACTGCTGAAATCGGCTCGATGAAGATGCGCGAGGAGATCGACGCGCTGAAAGTAATGGGGCTGAACCCGATCGGCGTACTGATTTTCCCGCGGCTGGTGGCGCTGACCATTGCGTTGCCGCTTCTGACGGTGTTGGCGAACTTTGCCTCGCTGGCGGGGGCTGCGGTCGTCGCCTGGGGCTATTCCGGCATCACCTTCGCCAATTTCCTGGCGCGGCTGCACGAGGCGATTACGCTGTCGACCGTGCTGTCGGGCATGATCAAGGCGCCGTTCATGGCGCTCGTCATCGGTATCGTCGCTGCAGTCGAAGGCTTGAAGGTCGGCGGCAGTGCGGAGTCGCTCGGTCAGCACGTGACGGCCTCGGTGGTGAAGGCGATTTTCGTCGTCATCCTGATGGACGGGCTTTTTGCGATGTTCTATGCAGCGATCGATTTCTAG
- the dgcA gene encoding N-acetyl-D-Glu racemase DgcA → MPRTLDIQMNSFPIAGTFTISRGAKTKAEVITCTVTEEGVQGHGECVPYRRYGETMESVFAQIDAARPLVESGIASDDLLSAMPPGAARNAVDCALWDLEAKRTGQTVATRLGLAALKPLTTAYTISLGEPEVMAAQAREHAGRALLKVKVGTGDDESRIRAVRVAAPNAAIILDANEGWPEADLERHLHVAAEAGVALVEQPLPAGHDALLAEIRRPLLVCADESVHHTGDLASLADRYDAINIKLDKTGGLTEALAMKAEAERLGFSIMIGCMVGTSLAMAPAVLLAQNADFVDLDGPLLLARDREHGLRYAASLVFPPESALWG, encoded by the coding sequence ATGCCGCGCACCCTGGATATCCAGATGAATTCCTTTCCGATTGCCGGGACCTTCACCATCTCGCGCGGCGCAAAGACAAAGGCCGAGGTCATTACCTGCACAGTCACGGAAGAAGGCGTGCAAGGGCACGGCGAATGCGTGCCCTACCGCCGCTACGGCGAGACCATGGAGAGCGTCTTCGCCCAGATCGATGCAGCGCGCCCGCTGGTCGAATCCGGCATTGCGAGCGACGATCTCTTGTCGGCGATGCCGCCGGGTGCGGCACGCAACGCCGTTGATTGCGCGCTCTGGGATCTCGAAGCAAAACGGACGGGCCAAACGGTCGCCACCCGCCTCGGCCTTGCGGCGCTCAAACCGCTCACGACAGCCTACACCATCTCGCTCGGTGAGCCTGAAGTGATGGCCGCGCAGGCGCGCGAACATGCCGGTCGCGCTCTGCTCAAGGTCAAGGTCGGCACTGGCGACGACGAAAGCCGCATCCGCGCCGTCCGCGTAGCCGCACCCAATGCTGCAATCATTCTCGATGCCAACGAGGGCTGGCCTGAGGCCGATCTTGAACGGCATCTCCATGTTGCCGCCGAGGCCGGTGTCGCCCTCGTAGAGCAACCGCTGCCGGCGGGCCACGATGCGCTGCTTGCCGAAATCCGCCGCCCGCTGCTGGTCTGCGCCGACGAGAGTGTGCATCACACCGGAGACCTCGCAAGCCTTGCCGACCGTTACGATGCGATCAACATCAAGCTCGACAAAACAGGCGGCCTTACGGAGGCCTTGGCGATGAAGGCCGAAGCCGAGAGACTCGGCTTTTCGATCATGATCGGCTGCATGGTCGGCACCTCGCTCGCCATGGCACCGGCCGTGCTGCTCGCGCAGAATGCCGATTTCGTCGATCTCGACGGACCGCTGCTGCTTGCACGCGACCGCGAACACGGCCTGCGCTACGCCGCTTCTCTGGTCTTTCCACCGGAAAGCGCCCTCTGGGGCTGA
- a CDS encoding MFS transporter, with product MIPAQHFPGEGAPPRFRLLSALSYCAPLLVNGVVLPFFPVWLETHSFSDHEIGIILAIPMVVRVLVAPVVAMIADRMKERADVLLWSSALSLLTAIALYWTTSFWPVTIVFALQGATFAPYLPVVESIVISGVRRWGLDYGAMRVWGSIAFIISTLLGGQLISRWGGSMVLIVMVFGFTMTVVMAIFCPRIGPTRRRGQPIDLPAATGRGLREPHLLLLLIGVAIQQSSHAVLNAFSSIYWHQLGFSGAQVGLLWSAGVASEVMVFFLSKRLNRRFNAWTLIRFGCAVSVCRWILFPMNAGFAGFFLLQCFHGFTYAFVHTGVQRRIVATVQETQEASAQGAYFFYVGMAMGLMTVASGYLYAWLGLVSYYVMALVALSGLGLVISAYYLQPQRALSGGKTREAA from the coding sequence ATGATTCCCGCTCAACATTTCCCGGGTGAGGGAGCGCCGCCGCGCTTCCGGCTGCTCAGCGCGCTATCCTATTGCGCGCCGCTTCTCGTCAATGGCGTTGTGCTGCCATTCTTCCCGGTATGGCTGGAAACCCACAGTTTCAGCGACCATGAAATCGGCATCATCCTTGCCATACCCATGGTCGTTCGCGTCCTGGTGGCGCCTGTCGTCGCCATGATCGCCGACCGCATGAAGGAGCGCGCCGACGTGTTGCTCTGGTCGAGCGCCCTGTCGCTGCTGACGGCAATCGCGCTTTATTGGACAACGAGCTTCTGGCCGGTGACGATCGTCTTCGCCCTGCAGGGCGCTACCTTTGCGCCTTATCTGCCGGTCGTCGAATCGATCGTGATTTCGGGCGTGCGCCGCTGGGGACTCGACTATGGGGCAATGCGGGTGTGGGGGTCGATCGCCTTCATCATCTCGACGCTCCTCGGCGGTCAGCTGATAAGTCGGTGGGGCGGCAGCATGGTGCTCATCGTCATGGTGTTCGGCTTCACGATGACGGTGGTGATGGCGATCTTCTGTCCGCGGATCGGGCCGACGCGGCGGCGCGGCCAGCCGATCGACCTTCCGGCGGCCACAGGTCGCGGCCTGCGCGAACCGCATTTGCTGCTGCTTCTGATCGGGGTCGCCATCCAGCAGTCGAGCCATGCGGTGCTCAATGCCTTTTCCTCGATCTATTGGCATCAGCTCGGCTTTTCCGGCGCGCAGGTCGGTTTGCTCTGGAGCGCCGGCGTTGCCTCCGAGGTGATGGTGTTCTTCCTGTCGAAGCGTCTCAATCGACGCTTCAACGCCTGGACGCTGATCCGCTTCGGCTGCGCTGTCAGCGTCTGCCGCTGGATCCTATTTCCCATGAATGCCGGCTTTGCCGGCTTCTTCCTGCTGCAATGCTTCCACGGCTTCACCTATGCCTTCGTGCATACTGGCGTGCAGCGGCGGATCGTGGCGACGGTGCAGGAAACGCAGGAGGCCTCGGCGCAGGGCGCCTATTTCTTTTATGTCGGCATGGCGATGGGCTTGATGACCGTCGCTTCGGGCTATCTCTACGCCTGGCTCGGCCTCGTCAGCTATTACGTCATGGCGCTCGTCGCGCTTTCCGGCCTCGGGCTCGTCATCTCAGCCTATTATCTTCAGCCCCAGAGGGCGCTTTCCGGTGGAAAGACCAGAGAAGCGGCGTAG
- a CDS encoding UDP-2,3-diacylglucosamine diphosphatase codes for MGHERQLVIDMMEPRHFRTLFISDVHLGSKAAKADFLLDFLRYHEADTIVLVGDIVDGWRLKRNWYWPQVCNDVVQKLLRKARKGTRVVYIPGNHDEFLRDFPGMHFGGIEVVERMMHVGADGKKYLILHGDEFDVVVRNARLLAYLGDWAYDTAIRINILLAAVRRRLGMPYWSFSAWAKLQVKHAVNFIGEFERVVAEEARKSGADGVICGHIHHAIIQDMDGIRYINTGDWVESCTAVAEHADGTFELITWRALAIAVPALTAVERPEEAELAPQAA; via the coding sequence ATGGGGCATGAGCGGCAGCTCGTGATAGACATGATGGAACCCAGACATTTCCGCACGCTCTTCATTTCCGATGTCCATCTCGGCTCGAAGGCCGCGAAGGCTGATTTCCTGCTGGATTTCCTGCGCTACCACGAGGCGGACACGATCGTGCTCGTCGGCGACATCGTCGACGGCTGGCGCCTGAAGCGCAACTGGTATTGGCCGCAGGTCTGCAACGACGTCGTCCAGAAGCTGTTGCGCAAGGCGCGCAAGGGGACCCGCGTCGTTTATATCCCAGGCAATCATGACGAATTTCTACGCGACTTCCCGGGCATGCATTTCGGCGGCATCGAGGTCGTCGAGCGTATGATGCATGTCGGCGCGGACGGCAAGAAATACCTGATCCTGCACGGCGACGAGTTCGACGTCGTCGTCCGTAACGCCCGCCTGCTCGCCTATCTCGGCGACTGGGCCTATGATACGGCGATCCGGATCAACATTCTGCTCGCGGCCGTACGCCGCCGCCTCGGCATGCCCTATTGGTCGTTCTCCGCCTGGGCGAAGCTGCAGGTCAAGCATGCGGTCAATTTCATCGGCGAGTTCGAGCGCGTCGTGGCCGAAGAGGCCCGCAAGAGCGGCGCCGACGGCGTGATCTGCGGTCACATCCACCACGCCATCATCCAGGACATGGACGGCATTCGCTACATCAACACGGGTGACTGGGTGGAAAGCTGCACGGCGGTTGCCGAACATGCCGACGGCACCTTCGAACTGATCACCTGGCGGGCGCTTGCCATCGCCGTACCGGCGCTTACCGCCGTTGAGCGTCCCGAAGAGGCGGAACTCGCCCCGCAGGCGGCGTGA
- a CDS encoding histidine phosphatase family protein gives MRLFLVRHGESLGNIDERAYRQFGDHSVPLTQWGYRQALEAGCVITSYLRGLPDDGFQKLRIWYSPFLRTRQSKDALLEALPEDFVSDVREDYLLREQDFGLFTEIYDQAERKQKFPEEFEKWARLRSNSGKFYARPPDGESRADVAQRVRLFLQTVMRDGENDDQNIAIVGHGVTNRAVEMNFLHRPVEWFERSDNPGNADVTLIEGTRSQGYASILLHRAADRLPGEEGELRDAHGADVTITPRLGG, from the coding sequence ATGCGCCTTTTTCTCGTTCGCCACGGCGAATCCCTCGGCAACATCGACGAACGGGCCTATCGCCAGTTCGGCGATCACAGCGTGCCCCTGACGCAATGGGGCTATCGGCAGGCTTTGGAGGCCGGCTGCGTGATCACATCCTATCTGCGGGGATTGCCGGATGACGGATTTCAGAAGCTGCGCATCTGGTACTCCCCGTTTCTGAGAACACGACAGAGCAAGGATGCGTTGCTCGAAGCCCTTCCGGAAGATTTCGTCAGCGATGTCAGGGAAGATTATCTGCTGCGCGAACAGGATTTCGGCCTCTTCACCGAAATCTATGACCAGGCCGAAAGAAAACAGAAGTTCCCGGAAGAATTCGAAAAATGGGCGCGGCTACGCAGCAATAGCGGCAAGTTTTATGCGCGTCCACCCGATGGCGAAAGCCGGGCGGATGTTGCCCAACGGGTTCGCCTCTTCCTCCAGACGGTCATGCGCGACGGCGAGAACGACGACCAGAACATCGCCATTGTCGGCCACGGCGTTACCAATCGGGCGGTCGAAATGAACTTTCTGCACCGCCCTGTCGAATGGTTCGAGCGCTCCGACAATCCCGGAAATGCCGACGTTACGCTGATCGAGGGCACGCGCTCGCAAGGCTATGCGTCAATCCTGCTGCACCGTGCGGCCGACCGGCTGCCTGGAGAGGAAGGCGAGCTGCGCGATGCCCATGGTGCCGACGTGACGATCACCCCGAGACTTG